A stretch of DNA from Acinetobacter sp. C26M:
CATCCAGATATGGTCACTGACCAAACCAGCGCACATGATCCATTGAATGGCTATTTGCCAATTGGCTGGACATGGGAAGAATACCGTCAGCGCGCTAAAACTGAGCCAGAAGTTGTGGTCAAAGCAGCTAAACAATCGATGGCACAACACGTTCAAGCGATGTTGGATTTCCAAAAAATGGGTGTTCCAACCTTTGACTATGGCAACAACATCCGTCAAATGGCACAAGATGAAGGCGTAGAGAATGCCTTTGATTTCCCTGGCTTCGTTCCTGCTTATATCCGTCCATTGTTCTGTCGTGGCGTTGGTCCATTCCGTTGGGCTGCACTTTCAGGTGATCCAGAAGATATCTATAAGACAGATGCCAAAGTAAAAGAACTCATTCCAGATGATGAACATTTACACCGTTGGTTAGATATGGCGCGTGAACGTATCAGCTTCCAAGGTTTACCAGCGCGTATTTGTTGGGTTGGTTTAGGTTTACGTGCAAAACTCGGTTTGGCATTTAATGAAATGGTTCGTAGTGGTGAACTTTCAGCACCAATCGTAATTGGTCGTGATCACCTAGATTCAGGTTCAGTGTCTAGTCCAAACCGTGAAACAGAATCAATGAAAGATGGTTCAGATGCCGTATCTGACTGGCCGTTATTAAATGCCTTGCTCAATACTGCAGGCGGTGCGACTTGGGTATCACTACATCATGGTGGTGGTGTAGGCATGGGCTTTTCACAACATTCGGGTGTGGTGATTGTATGTGATGGTACAGATGAAGCAGCAGCACGTATTGCACGTGTACTGACCAATGACCCTGCAACAGGGGTGATGCGCCATGCCGATGCGGGTTATGACATCGCGATTGATTGTGCTAAAGAGCAAGGCTTGAACTTGCCGATGATCACACAATAAACAGACATGGACATTACGATGCTTTTTGCAATTGTGCATTGAGCATCGTAAGCGAACAATAGAGTGCAAAACAGGACGCCAATAATGGAACTTCTAATTCAACCCGGCAAACTTAGCTTAGCAGATCTGCGCCACGCTTATTTAAATCCAATCAAAGTGAAACTCGATGACAGCGCTTCTGCTGGCATCAATGCGAGTGTTGCTTGTGTCGAACAAATCGTCAATGAAGGCCGTACTGCTTACGGTATCAATACGGGTTTTGGTTTACTTGCATCAACTAAAATTGCACCAGAAGACTTAGAGCAATTACAGCGTTCTTTGGTGCTGTCACACGCTGCTGGCGTGGGTGAGCCGCTTGATGATGCGATGGTGCGTCTGATTATGTTGCTTAAAGCAAATAGTTTGGCACGTGGCTTTTCAGGTATTCGTCGTAAAGTGATTGATGCCATTCTGGCGTTGATCAATGCAGAAGTTTATCCGCATATTCCATTAAAAGGTTCTGTTGGTGCTTCAGGTGACTTGGCACCACTGGCACATATGTCTTTGGTGTTATTGGGCGAAAGCAAAGCGCGTTATAAAGGTGAGTGGTTACCTGCGGTTGAAGCACTTAAAATCGCGGGTCTAGAGCCAATTTCTTTAGCTGCGAAAGAAGGTTTAGCACTTTTAAACGGGACACAAGTTTCTACAGCATACGCATTACGTGGTTTGTTTGAAGCAGAAGATTTATTTGCTGCTGCAACGGTGTGTGGTGGTTTAAGTGTTGAGGCAATGCTGGGTTCACGCGCACCATTCGATGCACGTATTCATGAAGTTCGCGGTCAACGTGGTCAAATTGATGTTGCTGCTGCATATCGTGATTTATTGACTGAATCGAGTGAAATTTCTCATTCACATGAGGACTGTAGCAAGGTTCAAGACCCATACTCACTTCGTTGCCAACCTCAGGTGATGGGTGCTTGCTTGACTCAAATTCGTCAAGCTGCAGAAGTTTTAGCAATTGAATCAAATGCGGTATCTGATAACCCATTGGTCTTTGCCGCAGAAGGTGATGTGATTTCAGGTGGTAACTTCCACGCTGAACCAGTGGCTATGGCTGCGGACAACATTGCATTGGCGATTGCTGAAATTGGTTCACTGTCAGAACGCCGTATTTCGATGATGATGGACCGTCATATGTCACAGTTGCCACCATTCTTGGTTGCCAATGGTGGAGTCAATTCAGGCTTTATGATTGCTCAAGTAACAGCCGCTGCGTTAGCAAGTGACAATAAAGCACTTGCACATCCTGCCAGTGTTGATAGTTTACCGACCTCTGCAAATCAGGAAGACCATGTTTCCATGGCGCCGAATGCGGGCAAACGTTTGTGGTATATGGCTGACAACGTTCGCGGCATTCTTGCAGTTGAGTGGTTAGGGGCATGTCAGGGTCTTGATTTCCGTGAAGGTTTGAAGAGTTCTCCAAAACTTGAGCGTGCGCGTAAAGTGCTGCGTGACCAAGTGCCTTATTACAGTGAAGATCGTTTCTTTGCGCCAGATATTGAGCAAGCGAGTGAATTGCTTGCAAGTGGCTGCTTGAACGAATTACTCATTCCACAGCTATTACCGAGTTTGTCTGAAGTGTGATCAATAAATCGGTCACATGGAGTGGCCGAATCTAACTAAATTTCCTCAAGGATTGGAGATTATAATGTCACAACACTCCACATTACAGCGGGGGTTAAACACCCGCCACATTCGTTTTTTGGCATTGGGTTCAGCCATTGGGACAGGACTCTTTTACGGTTCTGCAACAGCCATCAAAATGGCAGGTCCATCCGTTTTAATCGCATATATCGTTGCAGGGATTGCAATTTATATCGTGATGCGCGCATTGGGTGAGATGGCTGTACATAACCCAGTATCGGGTTCATTCAGTCACTATGCCTCACAGTATATTGGACCACTTGCAGGCTTTACCACAGGCTGGACCTACGTTTTTGAAATGATCATTGTTGCTTTGGCAGATGTTACCGCCTTCGGGATCTATATGGGCTTCTGGTACCCCGATGTGCCACGCTGGATCTGGATTCTGTCACTGATCATGTTCCTTGGGGCAATTAACCTGATTCATGTCAAAGTCTTTGGCGAACTTGAATTCTGGCTTTCAATTGTCAAAGTGACTGCGATCGTTGCGATGATTGTCGGTGGTTTAGGCCTAATGTTCTATGGTTTTCATGCGGATCATAGTGGTTTTACTACAGGCATTCAAAACTTATGGATTCACGATGGCTTTATGCCAAATGGTATTGCTGGTTTAGTTGCCTGTTTATCTGTAGTGGTATTTGCCTTTGGTGGAATTGAGATCATTGGGATCACTGCAGGTGAATCAAAAGACCCAAAAACCTCGATTCCTAAGGCGATTAATGCAGTACCAGTACGTATCCTGCTGTTCTATGTAATGACGATTTTTGTATTGATGTCGATTTTCCCATGGAATCAAATTGGTAGCCAAGGCAGCCCATTTGTACAGATCTTTGAAAATCTTGGGATTGGATCAGCGGCAACCGTTCTCAATATCGTGGTGATTACCGCGGCGATCTCTGCGATCAATAGTGATGTGTTTGGTGCAGGACGTATGTTGTATGGTATGTCGAGTCGTGGACAAGCACCGCAAGTGTTCCAAAAAATCTCCAAAAATGGTGTGCCTTGGATGACGGTTGTGGTAATGGCAGGGGTGTTATTGATTGGCGTATTGCTGAACTATCTGATTCCTGAAAATGTATTCATCATCATTGCTTCAATTGCGACCTTTGCCACAGTTTGGGTGTGGCTGATGATTTTACTGTCTCAAGTTGCGATGCGTCGTAAGTTATCTAAAGCAGAAATCAAAGCCTTGGATTTCCCAGTCATTGGCTGGCCATATGCACCTGCATTTGCAATTGCATTCATGCTGTTTATCTTGGCAATGATGGGGTATTTCCCAGACTCACGACCTGCGATTTATGTTGGTGCAACCTGGTTAGTTCTACTTTGGATTGCTTATACCATTTGGGTAAAACCTAAGCAAGACACGGTAAAAGAGAACTCAAGCTTGCAACAAAATATCGAAATGGAAAGCTAATGATCAAACTGCTCAGGTGTCATCCCACCTGAGCGGTGAGAGGAACTATGAATGAAAAAGCTCTGGAAAAACTGTCATATCGCCACCATGCAAAATGGGCAATATTCCAGTATTGAACATGCTGCAATGGTCACTGTAGGGCAGCATATCCACTGGATTGGGACATTTGAAGATCTTCCTGCCGATGCTTATTCGGAAACCATCGATTTGAATGGCGCATGGGTCACACCGGGTTTAATTGATTGTCATACCCATAGTGTGTTTGGTGGCAACCGTAGTGTTGAGTTTGAAAAGCGTTTACAAGGTGTCAGCTATGCTGAAATCGCAGCCAGTGGTGGCGGGATTGCCAGTACGGTTCGTGCCACGCGTGAAGCCAGTGAACAAGAGTTGCTCGCATCAGCATTGAAACGAGTTCGCTGCCTGCTTAAAGATGGTGTCACCACCATTGAGATTAAGTCAGGTTACGGTCTGGACTATGCCAATGAGCGGAAAATGCTGCGTGTGATTCGTCAGATTGCAGATACTTTGCCGATGACGGTTCGCAGTACCTGCTTAGCAGCACATGCTTTGCCTCCAGAATATCAAGATCAAAGTGATGCTTATATCGAGCATATCTGCAATGACATGCTGCCAAAACTGCACCAAGAAGGTTTGGTTGATGCAGTCGATGCCTTTTGTGAGTATTTGGCATTTTCGCCAGCTCAAGTCGAACGTCTATTTAAAACAGCACAGTCTTTAAATCTTCCGATCAAGTTACATGCTGAGCAGCTATCTGCATTGGGTGGGTCGAGTTTGGCGGCACGTTATCAGGCCTTATCGGCAGATCATTTGGAATTTATGACTGAGGATGATGTCAAGGCGATGGCAGCTGCTGGGACGGTGGCAGTGCTATTACCAGGTGCATTCTACTTTCTGAGAGAAACCAAATATCCGCCTTTAGACAGTTTGCACCAACATGGGGTACGCATTGCGCTATCCAGTGACTTAAATCCAGGCACATCACCAGCCTTATCTTTACGTTTAATGATGAATATGGGCAGTACCTTATTCCGTCTGACGCCTGAACAGACTTTGGCGGGTGTAACGACGCATGCGGCACATGCACTGGGTCTGCAAGAGACACATGGCACTTTAGAGACAGGTAAAGTTGCAGACTTTATTGCGTGGGATATTGAGCATCCATCCGAGATTGTTTACTGGTTGGGTGGTGATTTAGCAAAGCGGATTATTCAGCATGGCAATGAAATCTCAATCTAACAGCGAAGCTCATTTTTAAAGGACGCTAGACATAATGAATCATTCATTTACATGGCAAGGACGTAAAGATGGTGAGGGTGCTGAACACTTAAGGATTCACCAAGTCATTAATACCACGCCAAGAGCTGATTATGCCCTCATTGGTTTTAGCTCAGATGAGGGTGTTAAGCGCAATAAAGGGCGGTTGGGTGCAGCCGATGCACCTGACAGCATTCGTGCGCAATTGGCCAATTTACCTGTGCATCAACCAGTCACCATTGCAGATATTGGCACAGTGGTATGTGATGGCTCAAAACTGGAACAAGCACAGGCTGAATTGGCTGAACAGGTTGAAAGAAGCCTCAAACAGGGCATGAAGCCGATTGTGTTAGGCGGTGGCCATGAAGTGGCTTTTGGCAGCTTCTCAGGTCTGTTTCAATATCTGCAAAATCATGAGCCGAATAAAAAGATCGGCATTATCAATTTCGATGCACATTTCGACCTACGTGAAGCTGAACAGGTGACTTCTGGCACACCTTTTTTAAATGCAGCAAAACTGTCTGAACAGCATCAACAAGAGTTTCATTATTTGTGCATTGGCGTAGCGAAACATTCAAATACTAAGGTTTTATTTGAAACCGCAGATCGGCTGAATTGTACTTACATTTACGATTATGAGTTGCAGCAACAAAATGTTGAAACTTTAATCGAAAAACTGACAGCTTTTATCGGAAAAGTTGACTATTTGTATATTACAGTTGATCTTGATGTATTTAGTGCTAGCATTGCGCCAGGTGTAAGCGCACCTGCGGTTAAAGGGATTGATTTATCCGTCTTTGACCCATTACTAGAGGCCATTAAGGAAACCGGAAAGATTAAAGTTTTTGATGTGGCGGAATGTAATCCACGGTTTGATTTGGATAGTAGAACTGCCAAATTAGCCGCTTATATAATTTTTAACTACATATTTGATTGATGGATCATGTGAATTCATCAAAAGGTTAAAACATGTCTAATTTATCTTATGTCTCTCAAAATGACGGTCCATGGGCAACTTATCTTGAACAGATCGAGCGTGTTGCTCCATATCTAGATGGTTTAGAAGACTATGTGGACACATTGAAGCGCCCAAAACGTGCTTTGATTGTCGACGTGCCAATTGTTATGGACGATGGCACAATTCGTCATTTTGAAGGTTATCGTGTACAACACAACTTGTCACGTGGTCCGGGTAAAGGCGGTATTCGCTATCACCCAGATGTAGATTTAAATGAAGTAATGGCACTTTCAGCATGGATGACAATTAAAACTGCGGTGGTAAATTTACCATTTGGCGGTGCAAAAGGTGGCATCCGTGTTGACCCGCGTCAACTTTCACCACGTGAATTAGAGCGTTTAACACGTCGTTATACCAGTGAAATCAGCCATATCATTGGCCCACAAAAAGATATTCCTGCACCAGACGTGGGTACCAATCCAAACGTCATGGGTTGGATCATGGATACTTATTCATCTGGTCAAGGCCATACAGTGACTGGTGTTGTAACAGGTAAGCCTGTACATCTTGGTGGCTCTCTTGGTCGTATCAAAGCGACGGGTCGTGGTGTATTTATCACAGGTCAACAAGTTGCTGAAAAAATCAAATTACCTTTAGAAGGCGCGAAAATCGCGGTTCAAGGTTTTGGTAACGTCGGTAGCGAAGCTGCATATTTGTTTGCAGACTCGAAATCGATTATCGTGACGATTCAAGATCACACAGGTACGATTTTCAATCCTGAAGGTATCGATCTTGCTGCATTAAAAACACACATGGAAACTCACCAAGGTGTGGGTGGCTTTGCTGGTGCACAAGTGATCAGTGATGAAGAGTTCTGGAATGTAGAGATGGACATTTTGATCCCTGCTGCATTGGAAAGCCAAATCACAGTTGAACGTGCTCAAAAATTAACTGCGAAGTTAGTGCTTGAAGGCGCGAACGGCCCAACATTCCCTGAAGCGGATGATGTTTTAGTTCAACGTGGCATCACTGTTGTTCCTGACGTGATCTGTAACGCAGGTGGTGTAACCGTATCTTACTTCGAATGGGTTCAAGATATGTCGAGCTATTTCTGGTCTGAAGAAGAAATTAATGAAAGACTAGATAAGTTGATGATTCAAGCCATTAACGATGTATGGCATAAATCAAGCGAAAAAGAATGTACTTTACGTACAGCAGCCTTCATTTTAGGTTGTGAGCGTATCTTAAAAGCACGTAAAGAGCGTGGTATTTTCCCAGGCTAATTTTAGCAGTGTTTTTGAAACGACCTTAAGACGCATGTTTTAAGGTCGTTTTTTTATTGTTGAATCAATCCAGAAAGAAATCTTTCTGTAGCTGGGTGTTGCCACTGACACAGGCATACTGAGCGAAATCAGTGATCCCGATACGCGCCAATGCTTGTTCATCAGTGAGGCTTTGTCCCGTCAGTTCACCTTTCGACGTACTGTAAATCGCAAATGCCGCATCTGCCATAATCTCGGGTTTTCGGCTGAGTTGTTGCGTATTTTCCTCACCTAGGTTCTTCGAAACTGCTGCTGTGGCGATATAAGTTTCAGGCCATAGGGTATTACAGGAAATGCCATAGTGACGAAATTCTTCTGCCATACCTAGCGTTAGAATCGTCATACCATACTTAGATAAGGCATAGGGTGAGAGCATGCCTAACCATTTTGGTGACATATTCACAGGTGGCGATAAGCTTAAAATATGCGGATCTTTTGCTTGTTTGAGATAAGGTAAGGCTGCCTGCGCACAAATAAAGGTTGCACGGTGGTTAATAGTTTGGATCAGGTCATATTGTTTTAATGAGGTGGCTTCGACTCCTGTGAGCGCAATTGCCCCCGCATTATTAATCAGTACATCAATACCACCAAAGTTCTTGGCTGCTTGTTGCATGGCAGCATGGATCTGCTGTTCATCTCGTACATCTAAAAGTAAGGGCAGTGCTTTGCCGCCAGCAGCTTCAATCTCTTCGGCGACACTATAAATTGTGCCTGTTAATTTGGCTGTTTCCACTTCGGTTTTTGCCGCAATGACAACATTTGCCCCAGCTTGAGCAGCTTTCAGCGCAATGGCTCTGCCAATTCCTCGGCTGCCACCAGTAATAAAGATGGTTTTTCCTTGCATATTACTCATCTCGATGTCCTATATTTAATTTTTATCAATATGTCGTTAAATCATAAAAGGATGTGCAAATTTTTCTGGATTGTAGAGTTGTCGTTGTTTAGCAATCTCAACAATGCGATGGCGCAACTGACGCTTGATCACGGCATAGGTTAGACGATGCTTTTGTGACATCTCTTCAGCAAACTTAAAGACTTCAGCATTTAATGATTCGGCAGGATGAATCTGATGTACCACATGTGCGTCTAAGCACTCGATCCCAGTCATGGATTTGCCTGTTAATGACATTTCCCAAATCGCATGTTGATTGGGAAGGAGTTGCACAATTTCTGCGATACAGTCGGTAAAAGGAATGGTCAGTTTGACTTCGGGAAAGCAAAAACGTCCTTTGTCTGCCCGCATCAAGCGGAAGTCGCATGTCGATGCCAAGATTGCACCGCCTGCATAAGCATTGCCATTAATTTCCGCAATGACAGGGAGATTAAGCAAGGCCAAGCGCAGCAGCATATTTTCCAGTTGCGTGGTAAAGGCTTTTTTATCTTGCATGGATTGCTGCATTAACCATGCGAGGTCTAAGCCATTGCAAAAAGTCTTGGGGTGGTCGCTTCGAATGACTAGGCAAGCATTGTGCGGATGACGTTCGATTTCATCAAAGATCTCGATATATTCATTTAGCACATCTTGATTTAAGACATTGTCCTGATCGCCATTGGTTAATGTCAAAACATAAATGGACTGCTGTTGATCAAGCGTCATGGTGGTCATTGAAACGCTTCCTTGTTGTGCCGTTGTTTATTATGAAAGCTATTATTTCGCATAAAATACTCGCACAATAGGTGTGACTATGCCATATTGATGATCATTTTAGGACAGTGGATGTGCGATGCGAGATCCTTTTGGATTGTTTCAGGAAACCATTTCGGTTTCTTATGCACATCTACTATTAGAAATTGTGCGTGATTATGCGATTGATACTGAAACAGTTTTATCTGGCACAGGATTAGTGCTGGCAGAAATGAAACAAGCCGATGCCAAAATGAGTGCACATCAATGGTCAAAACTGGTGGTGAATGCTTTAAGGCTGACGGATAATCCACGGCTTGGGATTGAATATGGTTTTAAATTACGGCCCACTTCACATGGAGCCTTAGGTTTTGCATTTCTGAGCTGTACTGATGTTGAAACTGCATTAAGGCTGTGCCAGCAGTATTTCTGTACACGAATCCAGAACTTTACCCCTGAATCGTACATTGAAGAAGACTTTGTCTATGTCTATTTGGATGGTGTACATCCTGTTAAATTTGGCAATGAACAGCAATCTGATCAATTACGGCACTTTATGATTGAAAGTTTGCTATTTGGCGCAATTCATTTTTTAGCTTTGTTTTCTGAAAAAATTGTTGAACGTTGTGAGGTCTTTGTCGATTGGGCTGATGCACAAAATTATAAAAGTATCGATCTCTCCCAAATCAAGATTCATTTCAATCAGCAACGCAATGGCCTGCGCTTTCCCAAGCAATATCTGCATTGTAAAAATCCAAATGCTGATCATGTCGCATTCCAGCAGGCATTATTGTATTGCGAAAATGACAAATTGAAATTACTCAAAGAGTCGACGCGTGATCTGCAGAAAAGTATTCGTTCTGAGTTGTTATATAAAGCTGGCAATACTTATCCGACATTAGCATTGATTGCACAGCGGTTGAATATGTCTGAACGAACCATCAAGCGACATTTGCAGGCACAAGGAACGACGTTCTTGCAGATTTTGGCTGAGGTTCGTTTTAGTCAAGCCAAAAAGTTACTGCAACAGCCACAATATAGTATTCAGGACGTTGCAGCTCTGGTGGGTTATGAAGAAGCCACTAATTTTATTCGTGCTTTTAAAAAGATGTTTGGGGAAACACCGAGTCAGTATCGGAAAAGGTATTTCCCTATAGTGAGTTAATCTTTAGATTTTTTAATAATTTAGTAAGTATTGAAAAATCCAAGAAAATCGATTTATATTTTTTGTTGAGAGTGTCAGAGCATGGGTATTGCCATTATTATTTATAATGAAGGGGATAGTATTCAATCATTTTATTTAGGAAACTTTAGCGCTTTTTTCTCACAAATCACTAGCACTCAATTAGCAAAGATGCCTATATTGAGTGATTTAATTGATAATTCTAATACTGAAGATGATTTCTTTATTGAAAATATAGATTTAATTAAATTTATAGATGAAATAACACAACTTTTGAAAAGTGATGATGCTATTTATTTATCAGAAAATTTGAGATGTTCTTTACAAGAATTTTTGTTGTTTTTTAATGGCAAAGTGCTGACTGGTTATAAATTATCACTAGTTTGATGCATTTTTATAAATAAAATATTAAAAGGCTAATAGTAAAATTTAGATAAGCAACTTTTATAACGGTCATATAAGTAAAAAGTTGCTTGAAATATATTTTCTCTGGTCGTGAATGATGTTGCTGCCTATCAAACTTTCGGTATGATCTTCAAAGATCAGTTGTGTTAATCCTATACAGCATTTTGAACCGTTACAATAAAGAGTTCCAGTGAATGCTGAATCTGTTCGGTCCATTCAAAGGAACAATTCATACGAATAAAATGTTGATGTGAGGGCAACACATTAAATAAAGGGCTTGGAGCAACGCCGACCTGTTGTTGAATCAGCTGTTCATAGATTTGCATACTGCTGACTTTGTCTGGCAACTGAATCCAGAGAAAATAGCCACTTGGATAGTTATATACCTTACAGTCTTTCGGTAGATGTTGTTTGAGATATTGAAAGAATTGTTTTTTATTCTTTTCCAAAGCCCGTCTAAGCGTTCTTAAATGCTTTTCATAATGATGATGGGAGAGAAACTCCACCAGTGCATTCTGGATCAGTGCATTGGCTGAAATGGTGCTCATTAATTGCAAATGCTGAATATGTTCGGAAAATTTGCCAGCATAGACCCATCCCATACGGAACCCCGAACCCAAGGTTTTGGAAAAAGAAGAGCAGTGCAACACCAGATTTTGCTGATCGAAATACTTCATGGGTAGCGGCTTTTGATTGCCATAAAACAGTTCTTCATAGACATCATCTTCGATCAAATGAATTTGATGTTCATGCAATAGCTTGGCAATTTTATATTTGATCTCATCGCTGACGGTAAAGCCAATCGGGTTATGTGCGTTCAACATAAACCAGCACACTTTGATCGGATAGTTTTTAATGACTTGTTCAAAAGCTTCAATATCAAAGCCATGTTGTGGATGTTCTGGGAGGGTAATCACCTTGAGTCCCAAACGTTCAGCTGCCTGCCATGCGCCATAGAAGATGGTTTGCTGCAATAAAATATAATCGCCTGGTTGAGTAATCGCTTGCAGGGAAAGATTCAAGGCTTCTAAACCACCTGATGTAATGACAATGTCATCTGCATCGGTTGGAATTCCTTGCATACAATAGCGTTGCGCGATGAGTTTTCTGAGTGCTAAATTCCCAGGTGGTAGGTTGGTGGTCTGATCATAACTATGACGATTACGGGAAAGTTGCCCCATGATCTGAATCAATTTGGGCGGATAGAGTAACTGACTATCTGGAAATGCAGAACCTAGTGGGCTGACCTGTTTGGATTGGATCGATTTCAGGTATTTAAACACCAATGAGTTAATTTC
This window harbors:
- a CDS encoding AraC family transcriptional regulator → MRDPFGLFQETISVSYAHLLLEIVRDYAIDTETVLSGTGLVLAEMKQADAKMSAHQWSKLVVNALRLTDNPRLGIEYGFKLRPTSHGALGFAFLSCTDVETALRLCQQYFCTRIQNFTPESYIEEDFVYVYLDGVHPVKFGNEQQSDQLRHFMIESLLFGAIHFLALFSEKIVERCEVFVDWADAQNYKSIDLSQIKIHFNQQRNGLRFPKQYLHCKNPNADHVAFQQALLYCENDKLKLLKESTRDLQKSIRSELLYKAGNTYPTLALIAQRLNMSERTIKRHLQAQGTTFLQILAEVRFSQAKKLLQQPQYSIQDVAALVGYEEATNFIRAFKKMFGETPSQYRKRYFPIVS
- a CDS encoding PLP-dependent aminotransferase family protein, giving the protein MYKSEQLAHNLKLLIENGSWQPHSKLPSLREQVQRSGFSLITVMNAYQELEAQGLIYSKEKSGYFVAEQNNIQIPQAYSVVSLNPKIEINSLVFKYLKSIQSKQVSPLGSAFPDSQLLYPPKLIQIMGQLSRNRHSYDQTTNLPPGNLALRKLIAQRYCMQGIPTDADDIVITSGGLEALNLSLQAITQPGDYILLQQTIFYGAWQAAERLGLKVITLPEHPQHGFDIEAFEQVIKNYPIKVCWFMLNAHNPIGFTVSDEIKYKIAKLLHEHQIHLIEDDVYEELFYGNQKPLPMKYFDQQNLVLHCSSFSKTLGSGFRMGWVYAGKFSEHIQHLQLMSTISANALIQNALVEFLSHHHYEKHLRTLRRALEKNKKQFFQYLKQHLPKDCKVYNYPSGYFLWIQLPDKVSSMQIYEQLIQQQVGVAPSPLFNVLPSHQHFIRMNCSFEWTEQIQHSLELFIVTVQNAV